The Fusarium keratoplasticum isolate Fu6.1 chromosome 4, whole genome shotgun sequence genome contains the following window.
GCGCATTTCCAATCGAGGGTTTGCGTGGTTCAAGATGAGGTCTCTCGGCGAACGTCTCAACACGCTTCGTAGGGTAAGTCAATTGTGCACAATGACTTGAGAATAGACCGCTGACAAGCTCTACAGAAGGTAGATATATCTCGCCATTGAACGACCGAAAGACGACCCAATGCTTACGCCGTTTACAGCTGATCAACATAAAATGCGGTCCCGGCGCTGCAGTCCTCCCCCCGGAGGTAACTAGAATACACATGGACTTTGCCAAGAGCCTCAAGGGCCATATGGGAGCCAAGTTGGTCACCTCGCCTACATGGGAAGCATATCATATCTAACGTCCCCTCCAACAGAAAGTTCTGGCGAGAGAACCTCCCCCGGCTAAAGTACCACAACCCCTCGGTCCCCATGATCGTCAACCGCCACACCCAAAGCGAGAACAAGCCCACCCTCTCCATCTACCTCCGCAAACCCGACGCATCCTCTCCACCCCCCGCGACTCGCAACCAGCCCGCCTCCTCGCGCGACAACCTCTCCAAGGCCGCTCCCCCAGATGCCGACGAGAGGGTCGTCACCATCGACATGAGCGAGAAGCACTCGTCGCACATCCTCGAGTACGTCCTGGCCGAGACCCgcgccgtcgtcatccagcccaccaaggaggagatccGAGAGCTGCAGGAGATCGAGGCCATGCGCAAGCAGGCCGAGGTCGACAGGGACCGCATGAGGGAACTCcgggaggagaagaagcgcgagGAGGACATGCTGAAGCGAGCCCGGGCGGCTGGTGGcgttgccgaggaggaggagtcaTGAGTGACGACGGACCAGAAAAGATGGATATGACGCTGTACAATAAATGTATTACTCGACGCCTTGAATCTGGCAGGTGTACAAGTTGGGGATATAAAACAATACCACCAATGTTTGATCTGTTAAGAATGGGCTAATGTTGAAGCATGATGAGAAAATGATCAA
Protein-coding sequences here:
- a CDS encoding L51-S25-CI-B8 domain-containing protein, with amino-acid sequence MRSLGERLNTLRRLINIKCGPGAAVLPPEVTRIHMDFAKSLKGHMGAKKFWRENLPRLKYHNPSVPMIVNRHTQSENKPTLSIYLRKPDASSPPPATRNQPASSRDNLSKAAPPDADERVVTIDMSEKHSSHILEYVLAETRAVVIQPTKEEIRELQEIEAMRKQAEVDRDRMRELREEKKREEDMLKRARAAGGVAEEEES